A single genomic interval of Nocardioides nitrophenolicus harbors:
- a CDS encoding glycosyltransferase family 4 protein, which yields MRIAMLSYRSKPHVGGQGIYIRRLTRELVALGHTVEVFSGQPYPELDEGVALTKVPSLDLYRPGDEFRNPRPSEFRDLVDVEEWLTMRSGAFPEPLTFSKRVVKVLAARRDDFDVVLDNQTLAMPLLGIEDPAKVGLPLAATIHHPITMDRRIELAAAVWAKRKQGSRWRFELPKIGVWRWYSFLGQQKRTAPRLRRVIVPSESSKRDIVREFEVDPARIETILLGVDDRFRPPSEPRVAGRILAMASADAPLKGISVLLEAFAKLVVERDLELVLVTKPKAGGVTERLIDKLGIAERVSFASGLTDDELVALMGSAELACVPSLYEGFSLPTAELMACETPLVVSRAGAIPEVVGPDGLCADVIEPGDVGALTAAVAALLDDPARRAAMGAAGRRRVKELFSWNAVAASTAAVLEDVIAEYKAEQKA from the coding sequence ATGCGAATCGCGATGCTGTCCTACCGCAGCAAGCCCCATGTCGGCGGGCAGGGCATCTACATCCGCCGGCTCACCCGCGAGCTCGTCGCGCTCGGCCACACCGTCGAGGTCTTCTCCGGCCAGCCGTACCCGGAGCTCGACGAGGGCGTGGCGCTCACCAAGGTGCCGAGCCTGGATCTCTACCGGCCCGGTGACGAGTTCCGCAACCCGCGCCCGAGCGAGTTCCGCGACCTGGTCGACGTCGAGGAGTGGCTGACCATGCGCAGCGGCGCCTTCCCCGAGCCGCTCACCTTCAGCAAGCGCGTGGTGAAGGTGCTCGCGGCCCGCCGCGACGACTTCGACGTCGTCCTCGACAACCAGACCCTGGCGATGCCGCTGCTCGGCATCGAGGACCCGGCGAAGGTCGGCCTGCCGCTCGCCGCCACGATCCACCACCCGATCACCATGGACCGGCGCATCGAGCTGGCCGCCGCGGTCTGGGCCAAGCGCAAGCAGGGCTCGCGGTGGCGCTTCGAGCTGCCCAAGATCGGCGTGTGGCGCTGGTACTCCTTCCTCGGCCAGCAGAAGCGGACCGCGCCGCGACTGCGCCGGGTGATCGTTCCGTCCGAGTCGTCCAAGCGCGACATCGTGCGCGAGTTCGAGGTGGACCCGGCTCGGATCGAGACCATCCTGCTGGGCGTCGACGACCGGTTCCGGCCACCGAGCGAGCCGCGGGTGGCCGGTCGGATCCTCGCCATGGCGAGTGCCGACGCGCCGCTCAAGGGCATCTCCGTGCTGCTGGAGGCGTTCGCCAAGCTGGTCGTCGAGCGCGACCTCGAGCTGGTCCTGGTCACCAAGCCCAAGGCGGGCGGCGTGACCGAGAGGCTGATCGACAAGCTCGGCATCGCCGAGCGGGTGTCCTTCGCCAGCGGCCTCACCGACGACGAGCTGGTCGCGCTGATGGGCTCGGCCGAGCTGGCCTGCGTGCCCTCGCTCTACGAGGGCTTCTCGCTGCCGACCGCCGAGCTGATGGCGTGCGAGACGCCGCTCGTCGTGTCCCGCGCGGGCGCGATCCCCGAGGTCGTCGGTCCCGACGGGCTGTGCGCCGACGTCATCGAGCCCGGTGACGTGGGTGCGCTGACCGCGGCCGTCGCCGCCCTGCTCGACGACCCGGCCCGCCGGGCCGCGATGGGGGCCGCGGGCCGACGCCGGGTCAAGGAGCTGTTCAGCTGGAACGCCGTCGCGGCGAGCACCGCCGCCGTGCTGGAAGACGTGATCGCCGAGTACAAGGCCGAGCAGAAGGCCTGA
- a CDS encoding class I SAM-dependent methyltransferase, protein MLTVDFDRLGLQAGDRVLDMGAGAGRHSFEMYRRGADVIAFDLDAEELENVRNLFVAMKEAGEVPAGAEADVKQGDALALPFADGEFDRIVCSEVLEHIHDDVAAIRELIRVLRPGGTLAVTVPRWLPEVINWRLSADYHNAEGGHIRIYTDHELVDKVTKGGRSNDGTPGDAMVFEGKSYTHGLHAPYWWIKCAVGVENDDHPLAKAYHKLLVWEIMKQPKALQLAGKVLDPMIGKSMVLYFRKPDAA, encoded by the coding sequence ATGCTGACCGTTGACTTCGACCGCCTGGGTCTCCAGGCCGGTGACCGCGTCCTCGACATGGGCGCCGGTGCCGGTCGCCACAGCTTCGAGATGTACCGCCGGGGTGCCGACGTGATCGCGTTCGACCTCGACGCCGAGGAGCTCGAGAACGTCCGCAACCTGTTCGTCGCGATGAAGGAGGCCGGCGAGGTGCCCGCGGGCGCCGAGGCCGACGTCAAGCAGGGCGACGCACTCGCGCTGCCCTTCGCCGACGGCGAGTTCGACCGGATCGTGTGCTCCGAGGTGCTCGAGCACATCCACGACGACGTCGCCGCGATCCGCGAGCTGATCCGGGTGCTGCGGCCCGGTGGCACCCTCGCGGTCACCGTGCCCCGCTGGCTGCCCGAGGTGATCAACTGGCGGCTGTCGGCCGACTACCACAACGCCGAGGGCGGCCACATCCGGATCTACACCGACCACGAGCTGGTCGACAAGGTGACCAAGGGCGGCCGGTCCAACGACGGCACCCCCGGCGACGCCATGGTGTTCGAGGGCAAGAGCTACACCCACGGACTGCACGCGCCCTACTGGTGGATCAAGTGCGCGGTCGGTGTCGAGAACGACGACCACCCGCTCGCCAAGGCGTATCACAAGCTGCTGGTCTGGGAGATCATGAAGCAGCCCAAGGCGCTCCAGCTCGCCGGCAAGGTCCTCGACCCGATGATCGGCAAGTCGATGGTGCTCTACTTCCGCAAGCCCGACGCCGCATGA